The following are encoded together in the Sphingomonas insulae genome:
- a CDS encoding MarR family winged helix-turn-helix transcriptional regulator, translating into MEPKRLSLDDFIPYRLSITSNLVSDSIARAYESLFGLTIPEWRLVAVIAETGGITQQAIGAKTLMDKVTVSRAAIALVDRGLLARQANPEDRRSHLLELTDAGRDLYAAVAPKALDLESRIFAAFDPADVTQFMDMLRRIEAVTLTIGR; encoded by the coding sequence ATGGAGCCCAAGCGCCTCTCCCTCGACGACTTCATTCCCTATCGCCTGTCGATCACCTCGAACCTCGTCAGCGATTCGATCGCGCGGGCCTATGAATCGCTGTTCGGCCTGACGATCCCCGAATGGCGGCTGGTCGCGGTGATCGCCGAAACCGGCGGCATCACCCAGCAGGCGATCGGCGCCAAGACGCTGATGGACAAGGTCACGGTGTCGCGCGCGGCGATCGCACTGGTCGACCGCGGCCTGCTCGCGCGCCAGGCGAATCCGGAGGACCGCCGCTCGCACCTGCTCGAACTGACCGACGCCGGCCGCGACCTCTACGCCGCGGTCGCGCCCAAGGCGCTCGACCTCGAAAGCCGCATCTTCGCCGCCTTCGACCCGGCGGACGTCACGCAATTCATGGACATGCTCCGCCGTATCGAGGCGGTGACGCTCACGATCGGGCGGTAG
- the hppD gene encoding 4-hydroxyphenylpyruvate dioxygenase, with amino-acid sequence MEHMDVNPMGLNGFEFCEFTSPDPDALAAQFEALGFVVAATHPTKALTRYKQGRINLLLNREAAGHAADFRAAHGPSASAMAFRVQDAQAAYDAAIARGARPAPAGAALEGIPALEGIGGSLLYLVDRHGSAGSVYDDWDQTPGAAEAEAENNVGLDLLDHLTHNVRRGQMRTWSAFYGQIFGFEEQKYFDIKGKATGLFSQAMIAPDRAIRIPLNESQDDKSQIEEFIRDYNGEGIQHLALTTDDIYTTVEKLRARGVRLQDTIETYYELVDKRVPNHGEDLERLRQNRILIDGNVGEEGLLLQIFTETMVGPIFFEIIQRKGNEGFGNGNFQALYESIELDQIRRGVITVDA; translated from the coding sequence ATGGAACATATGGACGTCAACCCGATGGGGCTGAACGGGTTCGAATTCTGCGAATTCACGTCGCCCGACCCCGACGCGCTCGCCGCGCAGTTCGAGGCGCTGGGCTTCGTCGTCGCCGCGACGCATCCGACGAAGGCGCTGACCCGCTACAAGCAGGGGCGCATCAACCTGCTGCTCAATCGCGAGGCGGCGGGCCACGCCGCCGACTTCCGCGCCGCACACGGCCCGTCCGCGAGTGCGATGGCGTTCCGCGTGCAGGATGCGCAGGCCGCCTATGACGCGGCGATCGCGCGCGGTGCCAGGCCCGCCCCCGCGGGTGCGGCGCTGGAGGGTATTCCGGCGCTGGAGGGGATCGGCGGGTCGCTGCTGTATCTGGTCGACCGTCACGGATCGGCAGGCAGCGTGTACGACGATTGGGACCAGACGCCCGGCGCCGCCGAGGCGGAGGCCGAGAACAATGTCGGCCTCGATCTGCTCGATCACCTGACCCACAACGTGCGGCGCGGCCAGATGCGGACGTGGTCGGCGTTCTACGGCCAGATCTTCGGCTTCGAGGAGCAGAAGTATTTCGACATCAAGGGCAAGGCGACCGGCCTGTTCAGCCAGGCGATGATCGCGCCGGACCGCGCCATCCGCATCCCGCTGAACGAGAGCCAGGACGACAAGAGCCAGATCGAGGAATTCATCCGCGACTATAACGGCGAAGGCATCCAGCACCTCGCGCTGACCACCGACGACATCTACACGACGGTGGAAAAGCTGCGCGCCCGCGGCGTCAGGCTGCAGGACACGATCGAGACCTATTACGAACTGGTCGACAAGCGCGTGCCGAACCATGGCGAGGATCTGGAGCGGCTGCGCCAGAACCGCATCCTGATCGACGGCAACGTCGGCGAAGAGGGCCTGCTGCTGCAGATCTTCACCGAAACGATGGTCGGACCGATCTTTTTCGAGATCATCCAGCGCAAGGGCAACGAGGGATTCGGCAACGGCAATTTTCAGGCGTTGTACGAATCGATCGAACTGGATCAGATCCGGCGCGGGGTGATTACGGTCGACGCGTAA
- the hmgA gene encoding homogentisate 1,2-dioxygenase, whose translation MTDHHPHSAYIPGFGNHVSTEAVAGALPIGRNSPQRPAFGLYAEQLSGTAFTAPRHENRRSWLYRMRPTAEHPPYTRYAGAERFAPGTSDAPLAPNRLRWDPIADAAPGVDLIDGMTTMLANRDPADLEGVALHVYAASADMVDRVFIDADGELLFVPQAGRLELLTELGRIMVSPGQIALVPRGVRFRALLPDGAAKGYVCENHGSLFRLPDLGPIGANGLANPRDFETPVAWFEDRDNKTEVVQKFMGSLWTTTLDHSPLDVVAWHGNLAPWRYDLSRFNTINTVSFDHPDPSIFTLLTSPSDVAGRANADFVIFPPRWMVAEGTFRPPWFHRNIMSEAMGLITGAYDAKAEGFAPGGISLHNLMAGHGPDLASWQGASAADLKPHKIEGTMAFMLESCWPYRPTRYALEHSQLDYDAVWADFPKARLP comes from the coding sequence ATGACCGACCACCACCCCCACAGCGCCTATATCCCCGGCTTCGGCAACCATGTCTCGACCGAGGCGGTGGCGGGTGCGCTGCCGATCGGGCGCAATTCGCCGCAGCGGCCGGCGTTCGGCTTGTATGCCGAGCAATTGAGCGGCACCGCCTTCACCGCGCCGCGGCATGAGAACCGGCGGTCGTGGCTGTACCGGATGCGGCCGACCGCGGAGCATCCGCCCTATACCCGCTACGCAGGCGCCGAACGGTTCGCGCCCGGCACCAGCGATGCGCCGCTCGCCCCCAACCGGCTGCGGTGGGATCCGATCGCGGACGCTGCGCCCGGCGTCGACCTGATCGACGGCATGACGACGATGCTCGCCAACCGCGACCCCGCCGATCTGGAGGGCGTTGCGCTCCACGTCTATGCGGCCAGTGCCGACATGGTCGACCGCGTCTTCATCGATGCGGATGGCGAATTGCTGTTCGTGCCGCAGGCGGGGCGGTTGGAGCTGCTGACCGAATTGGGCCGGATCATGGTATCGCCCGGCCAGATCGCGCTGGTGCCGCGCGGGGTGCGCTTTCGCGCGCTGCTGCCGGACGGTGCGGCGAAGGGCTATGTCTGCGAGAACCACGGCAGCCTGTTCCGCTTGCCCGACCTGGGGCCGATCGGCGCCAACGGCCTCGCCAACCCGCGCGATTTCGAAACGCCGGTGGCATGGTTCGAGGATCGCGACAACAAGACCGAAGTCGTCCAGAAGTTCATGGGATCGCTGTGGACGACGACGCTCGACCACAGTCCGCTCGACGTGGTGGCGTGGCACGGCAACCTGGCGCCATGGCGGTACGACCTGTCACGGTTCAACACGATCAACACCGTCAGCTTCGACCATCCCGATCCATCGATCTTTACGCTGCTGACCTCGCCCAGCGACGTGGCCGGACGCGCCAACGCCGATTTCGTCATCTTTCCGCCGCGCTGGATGGTGGCGGAGGGAACGTTCCGGCCGCCGTGGTTCCACCGCAACATCATGAGCGAGGCGATGGGCCTCATCACCGGCGCCTATGACGCCAAGGCCGAAGGCTTCGCGCCCGGCGGGATCTCGCTGCACAATCTGATGGCGGGTCATGGTCCCGACCTCGCCAGCTGGCAGGGCGCGTCCGCGGCCGACCTGAAGCCGCACAAGATCGAGGGGACGATGGCGTTCATGCTGGAAAGCTGCTGGCCGTACAGGCCGACCCGCTACGCACTGGAGCACAGCCAGCTCGACTACGATGCGGTGTGGGCGGACTTCCCCAAGGCGAGGTTGCCGTGA
- the maiA gene encoding maleylacetoacetate isomerase, which produces MILHGYWRSGAAYRVRIALTLKALAYEQVNHDLRTGGQADPAYAALNPQRLVPALEVDGLVLTQSVAILEWLEDRFPEPALLPPDADGRAIVRSMVQAIVTDVHPLHNLRTLKALRQDIGASEDQMNAWMARWMTDGFAALETLIARHGDGFAYGATPTLADCVVVPALYSAERFGVDTAPYPRLVAAGARTANLAEAAHPTRQPDADR; this is translated from the coding sequence GTGATCCTGCACGGCTATTGGCGGTCGGGCGCGGCGTATCGCGTGCGGATCGCCCTGACGCTGAAGGCGCTGGCGTACGAGCAGGTCAACCATGACCTGCGCACCGGCGGACAGGCCGACCCGGCCTATGCCGCGCTCAACCCGCAGCGGCTGGTGCCGGCGCTGGAGGTGGACGGGCTGGTGCTGACGCAGAGCGTCGCGATCCTCGAATGGCTCGAAGACCGGTTCCCCGAGCCTGCGCTGCTGCCCCCGGACGCCGATGGGCGCGCGATCGTGCGCAGCATGGTGCAGGCGATCGTCACCGACGTACATCCGCTCCACAACCTGCGCACGCTGAAGGCGCTGCGGCAGGATATCGGCGCGTCCGAAGACCAGATGAATGCCTGGATGGCGCGCTGGATGACCGACGGGTTCGCCGCGCTGGAAACGCTGATCGCGCGGCATGGCGATGGCTTCGCCTATGGCGCGACGCCGACGCTGGCCGATTGCGTCGTCGTGCCGGCGCTCTATTCGGCGGAGCGATTCGGGGTCGATACCGCACCTTATCCGCGGCTGGTCGCGGCCGGTGCGCGGACCGCAAACCTGGCCGAAGCCGCGCACCCCACCCGCCAGCCCGACGCCGACCGGTGA
- a CDS encoding Rieske (2Fe-2S) protein translates to MSERLTATPAGVALAPLTDIADGKARNFVLQMRAGRFHGFVVRQGDAAVGYVDRCPHAGVPLAQQLDDYLSPGGDLIACSWHGALFRIDDGLCVGGPCAGQHLTAWPVTVTNGIVTTA, encoded by the coding sequence GTGAGCGAACGGCTGACCGCGACGCCGGCGGGGGTCGCGCTGGCGCCGCTGACCGACATCGCCGACGGCAAGGCGCGCAACTTCGTCCTCCAGATGCGGGCCGGGCGGTTCCACGGCTTCGTGGTGCGGCAGGGGGACGCGGCGGTCGGCTATGTCGATCGCTGTCCGCATGCCGGCGTCCCGCTGGCGCAGCAGCTGGACGATTACCTCAGCCCCGGCGGCGACCTGATCGCATGCAGCTGGCATGGCGCGTTGTTCCGCATCGACGACGGGCTGTGCGTCGGCGGGCCATGCGCGGGCCAGCATCTGACGGCATGGCCGGTGACCGTCACGAACGGGATCGTCACCACCGCCTGA
- a CDS encoding alpha/beta fold hydrolase yields the protein MQSGTRWTLGTLLGSAALTAAGGLGLSFYSDRIAREAERLVPQDGRHVQVDGARLHYVDRGSGPAIVMIHGLAGQLRNFSYAMLEPLARDHRVLLVDRPGSGYSTADDDGEPNIVEQAAIIARFIETLGLDRPLLVGHSLGGAVALALALDRPDLVRGLALIAPLSQPQDDVPEAFKGLAAIPPTMRRLMARTLGTPMSRLTAERTLQAVFAPETPPADFATRGGGALAQRPDAIAAAAADLAAAHADMGALAARYATLAVPTAILFGRDDAILSASLHGETTAAMIPAARITIIPGGHMIPVTAPEATIRFVADASARCA from the coding sequence ATGCAGAGCGGCACGCGGTGGACCCTGGGAACGTTGCTGGGCAGTGCCGCACTGACCGCCGCGGGCGGGCTGGGCCTGTCGTTCTATTCCGACCGCATCGCCCGCGAGGCGGAGCGGCTGGTGCCGCAGGATGGCCGCCACGTGCAGGTCGACGGCGCCCGGCTGCACTATGTCGATCGTGGCAGCGGACCGGCGATCGTAATGATCCACGGCCTGGCAGGACAGCTGCGCAACTTCAGCTATGCGATGCTGGAACCGCTCGCCCGCGACCATCGCGTGCTGCTGGTCGACCGGCCCGGTTCCGGCTATTCGACCGCCGACGACGATGGCGAGCCGAACATCGTCGAACAGGCCGCGATCATCGCGCGCTTCATCGAGACGCTGGGGCTGGATCGGCCATTGCTGGTCGGCCACTCGCTCGGCGGCGCGGTGGCGCTGGCGCTGGCGCTGGACCGGCCGGACCTCGTCCGCGGGCTGGCCCTGATCGCGCCGCTGAGCCAGCCGCAGGACGACGTGCCGGAGGCGTTCAAGGGCCTTGCCGCCATCCCGCCGACGATGCGCCGGCTGATGGCGCGGACGCTGGGGACGCCGATGAGCCGCCTGACCGCGGAGCGCACGCTGCAGGCGGTGTTCGCGCCGGAGACACCGCCGGCCGATTTCGCCACGCGTGGCGGCGGTGCGCTGGCGCAGCGGCCCGATGCGATCGCGGCGGCGGCGGCCGACCTGGCGGCGGCGCATGCCGACATGGGCGCGCTCGCCGCGCGCTATGCGACGCTGGCCGTCCCGACCGCCATCCTGTTCGGTCGCGACGATGCCATTCTGTCCGCATCGCTGCACGGCGAGACCACCGCCGCCATGATCCCCGCCGCCCGGATCACGATCATTCCCGGCGGTCACATGATTCCGGTGACCGCACCCGAGGCGACGATACGCTTCGTCGCCGATGCCTCCGCGCGATGCGCCTAG
- a CDS encoding gamma carbonic anhydrase family protein — MTCYALDGVAPLLEDDVYIAPGAHVIGRVLLRHRASVWFGAVLRGDNDPIVIGADSNVQDGAMIHADPGVPTSIGSGVTIGHHAIVHGATIGDNSLIGMGATILNNAVIGADSIVGANALVTEGKTFPDGSLIVGAPARVLRALTDAEIAGLRLSAATYVANARRFATGLKPV; from the coding sequence ATGACCTGCTATGCGCTGGACGGGGTCGCACCCCTGTTGGAGGACGACGTGTACATCGCGCCCGGCGCGCATGTGATCGGCCGCGTCCTGTTACGGCACCGCGCATCGGTGTGGTTCGGCGCGGTACTGCGCGGCGACAATGATCCGATCGTGATCGGCGCGGACAGCAATGTGCAGGACGGCGCGATGATCCATGCCGACCCCGGCGTGCCGACGTCGATCGGTAGTGGTGTCACGATCGGCCACCATGCCATCGTCCATGGCGCGACCATCGGCGACAACAGCCTGATCGGCATGGGGGCGACCATCCTTAATAATGCGGTGATCGGCGCCGACAGCATCGTGGGCGCGAACGCGCTGGTGACCGAAGGCAAGACCTTCCCCGACGGATCGCTGATCGTCGGCGCGCCGGCGCGCGTGCTGCGTGCGCTGACCGATGCGGAGATCGCGGGCCTGCGCCTGTCTGCGGCCACCTACGTCGCCAATGCGCGGCGCTTCGCGACGGGCCTGAAGCCCGTCTAG
- a CDS encoding M20/M25/M40 family metallo-hydrolase: MLALLLPLLLAAPAPAPVAADPAPRLTTSEARMAATVDAEYERSVALLERLVNQNSGTMNLPGVAKVGAMMTEQLRGLGFTVTWKPLPQTGRAGHVIAVHAGKGGTKRLLLIGHLDTVFEADSPFQRFVRHGEEASGPGAGDDKGGMVVMLAALRAMQAAGTLKTANIEIVLTGDEEDSGDPVAIARADLIAAGKRADVALDFEGLAVEDGRDMGSIARRSVNDWTLAVTGKSGHSSRIFSEAFGDGAANEAARILAAFRTQLPEPNLTFNTGLLAAGVTAAIDTGGSKATAQGKSNIIPAQAIASGDFRTLSEEQTQRVRTKMTAIVADHAPGTDATITFKSGYPAMAPTAGNQALLARLNGVNRDLGLAEMPALDPLKRGAGDISWVAADVDGLVGLGTASRGDHTPDEVVDLASIRRQAKRAAILMSRLSAERRSAGSRAAH; the protein is encoded by the coding sequence ATGCTGGCGCTGCTCCTGCCTTTGCTTCTGGCTGCGCCTGCCCCTGCCCCCGTTGCCGCAGATCCGGCGCCGCGCCTGACGACATCGGAAGCGCGGATGGCGGCGACGGTCGACGCCGAATACGAGCGGTCGGTCGCGCTGCTCGAGCGGCTGGTCAACCAGAACAGCGGCACGATGAACCTGCCGGGCGTGGCGAAGGTCGGCGCGATGATGACCGAGCAGCTGCGCGGGCTGGGCTTTACGGTGACGTGGAAGCCGTTGCCGCAGACCGGCCGTGCCGGCCACGTCATCGCCGTGCATGCCGGCAAGGGCGGCACCAAGCGGTTGTTGCTGATCGGCCATCTGGACACGGTGTTCGAAGCGGATTCGCCCTTCCAGCGTTTCGTCCGCCATGGCGAGGAGGCGAGCGGCCCCGGTGCGGGCGACGACAAGGGTGGCATGGTCGTGATGCTCGCCGCGTTGCGCGCGATGCAGGCCGCCGGCACGCTGAAGACGGCCAATATCGAGATCGTCCTGACCGGCGACGAAGAGGATTCGGGCGATCCGGTCGCGATCGCCCGAGCCGACCTGATCGCCGCGGGCAAGCGCGCCGACGTCGCGCTGGATTTCGAGGGGCTGGCGGTGGAGGATGGCCGCGACATGGGGTCGATCGCGCGACGATCCGTCAACGACTGGACGCTGGCGGTCACCGGCAAGAGCGGCCACAGTTCGCGGATCTTCAGCGAGGCGTTCGGCGATGGAGCGGCGAACGAGGCGGCGCGCATCCTGGCCGCGTTCCGCACGCAGCTGCCCGAACCCAATCTCACGTTCAACACCGGCCTGCTCGCCGCGGGCGTCACCGCCGCGATCGATACCGGCGGATCGAAGGCGACCGCGCAGGGCAAGAGCAACATCATCCCCGCGCAGGCGATCGCGAGCGGGGATTTCCGCACGCTGAGCGAGGAGCAGACGCAGCGCGTGCGGACGAAGATGACCGCCATCGTCGCGGACCATGCACCCGGCACCGATGCGACCATCACGTTCAAGAGCGGTTATCCGGCGATGGCACCGACCGCCGGGAACCAGGCGCTGCTGGCGCGGCTGAACGGGGTCAATCGCGACCTGGGGCTGGCGGAGATGCCGGCGCTCGATCCGTTGAAGCGGGGTGCCGGCGACATTTCGTGGGTCGCCGCCGACGTCGACGGGCTGGTCGGGCTCGGCACCGCCAGCCGGGGCGATCATACGCCGGACGAGGTCGTCGACCTCGCCTCGATCCGCCGCCAGGCCAAGCGCGCCGCGATCCTGATGTCGCGCCTGAGCGCCGAGCGCCGCTCGGCAGGGTCGCGCGCGGCGCATTGA
- a CDS encoding alpha/beta hydrolase has translation MIDRRQALLGTLAAGIAAGAPAAALPDPGETIDLWPGVPPGMPAVPPAEAVIKRSTDPARADRAMVHIARPRLAVFRPARANGSALLVAPGGGYARVVIDKEGFEVGRWLGARGWTVFVLFYRLPGDGWAAGPDVALSDAQRAMRLIRSRARDYGIRTDRVAAMGFSAGGHVCGDLATRHAVRTYTPLDAADRLDARPDLFAPIYAVQSMTRPLAHAGSRDLLLGTAASPALEAAHSPARNVSVRTPPCFLVHAEDDPAVNVGNTLEWRAALRRAGVSVDTHLFATGGHGFGLRGVAGKPAAAWPTLFEGWARSHGLG, from the coding sequence ATGATCGACCGGCGGCAGGCGCTGCTCGGCACGCTTGCCGCCGGCATTGCGGCGGGCGCGCCGGCGGCGGCCCTGCCCGATCCCGGCGAAACCATCGATCTGTGGCCGGGCGTTCCGCCGGGCATGCCCGCGGTACCGCCGGCCGAAGCGGTGATCAAACGCAGCACCGATCCGGCGCGCGCCGACCGTGCGATGGTCCATATCGCCCGGCCACGGCTGGCGGTGTTCCGGCCCGCACGCGCCAACGGGTCGGCGCTGCTGGTCGCGCCCGGCGGCGGCTACGCGCGGGTGGTGATCGACAAGGAGGGGTTCGAGGTCGGACGCTGGCTCGGTGCGCGCGGCTGGACGGTGTTCGTGCTCTTCTATCGTCTGCCCGGCGATGGCTGGGCGGCGGGACCCGATGTCGCATTGTCCGATGCGCAGCGGGCGATGCGGCTGATCCGGTCCCGCGCCCGCGATTACGGCATCCGGACCGATCGCGTCGCGGCGATGGGCTTTTCCGCCGGCGGCCATGTCTGCGGTGATCTCGCCACGCGCCATGCAGTGCGGACCTATACGCCTCTGGATGCCGCCGACCGGCTCGATGCACGGCCGGATCTCTTCGCACCCATCTATGCGGTCCAGTCGATGACCCGTCCGCTCGCCCATGCCGGGTCGCGCGACCTGTTGCTCGGCACCGCGGCGTCACCGGCGCTGGAAGCGGCGCACAGCCCCGCCCGCAACGTCTCCGTGCGTACGCCGCCCTGCTTCCTGGTCCATGCCGAGGATGATCCGGCGGTCAATGTCGGCAACACGCTCGAATGGCGCGCCGCGCTCAGGCGCGCGGGCGTGTCGGTCGACACGCATCTGTTCGCGACCGGTGGCCACGGGTTCGGCCTGCGCGGCGTCGCCGGCAAGCCTGCCGCGGCGTGGCCGACCCTGTTCGAAGGCTGGGCGCGAAGCCACGGCCTGGGCTGA
- a CDS encoding TonB-dependent receptor, which translates to MIGRSTVARRGAGRMVGVSTGALILGMLLPAAAFAQAATIPATPDQPGSPPHTDPAPAQTAVVPAGGADEPGADVQAQTTAPDGTESGADIVVTGFRRSLDAALNVKRESVSSVDAIVAEDIAKFPDQNLAESLQRIPGISIQRDAGEGRAITVRGLGAQFTRVRVNGLETVATSTDGASSNRDRAFDFNVFASELFNSIVVHKTAEASLDEGSLGAVVDLNTGNPLGGKTGFTGVLSAQASYNDLSKNFGPRLAGLLSFKNDAGTFGVSVSAAYQKTNNFELGNNTVRWAQGVFDSVGGTPCFTAPNRGGAYTNNATCDRVALAFHPRIPRYGSVRHDRERLGITGSVQWSPSDSTKVSIDGLYSRFKETREEKWGEVLLRSNERQMDISNYTIDSNNNLIAATINDAWVRTEHYLRRSQTEFYQIGGSWDQDVTDRFRFTLLGGYSKSDATIPVETTFVFDDRDAQGFTYDYTNSRSPLISFGTSVTDAANFQLAEIRDRPSETVNDFRTAQLRTEWDVTEGFQIKAGGLYRRFAFDTKGFSRDAVVCPTAGGRDVVLGTITCTASSNIGPTGVYGFPATNLGELFNLGKAGQPSGATSQFLIPNIAAAAQYTGLYNRTASVLVGDTRSVSEEVTGGYAEFDVKGDMLGLRYAANAGMRYVHTAQKSTGLSSSTVNGATVNTPATVERSYDDWLPAINVALFPTDQVIVRGAISKVITRPSLGSLTPGGSVDGFNYRVTFGNPQLEPFRATAFDLSAEYYFAPQSILSVALFKKNIESFTVSQPRSGTFASTGLPLSVIPASSPAAQNPEGQLWTITQPINGTGASLKGMEIALQSTFRFLPGFLRNFGFLANATFVGSSAGYTQGGPATTVSRGVVNPATGAVVTAGGVLGALPNVTQRATLFGLSKRAYNGTLYYEDAKFSARGSISYRSPYIDAASATGNLFEGYNKTINVDASLRYKLTPNIEVSLEGTNLTDQYRDRYVDLQANRNYEYNHFGRTFLAGARIKM; encoded by the coding sequence ATGATTGGACGTTCGACGGTTGCCCGCCGCGGTGCAGGCCGCATGGTTGGCGTGTCGACCGGCGCGTTGATCCTGGGGATGTTGCTGCCCGCCGCCGCCTTTGCGCAGGCGGCCACCATCCCCGCGACGCCCGACCAGCCCGGCAGCCCGCCGCACACCGATCCGGCACCGGCGCAGACCGCCGTCGTTCCCGCTGGCGGCGCCGACGAACCCGGTGCCGACGTCCAGGCGCAGACCACCGCGCCCGACGGCACCGAAAGCGGTGCGGACATCGTCGTCACCGGCTTCCGCCGCAGCCTCGATGCCGCGCTCAACGTCAAGCGTGAATCGGTGTCGTCGGTCGATGCGATCGTCGCCGAGGACATCGCAAAGTTTCCCGATCAGAACCTCGCCGAATCGCTGCAGCGCATTCCCGGCATCTCGATCCAGCGCGACGCCGGCGAAGGCCGCGCGATCACCGTGCGCGGTCTTGGCGCGCAATTCACCCGCGTGCGCGTAAACGGGCTGGAAACCGTCGCGACGTCGACCGACGGCGCCTCGTCCAACCGCGATCGCGCCTTCGATTTCAACGTCTTCGCTTCCGAACTGTTCAATTCGATCGTCGTCCACAAGACGGCGGAAGCAAGCCTGGACGAAGGATCGCTGGGCGCGGTGGTCGACCTCAACACCGGCAATCCGCTGGGCGGCAAGACCGGCTTCACCGGCGTATTGTCGGCGCAGGCGAGCTATAACGACCTCTCCAAGAATTTCGGCCCACGCCTTGCCGGGCTGCTGTCGTTCAAGAACGATGCCGGCACCTTCGGCGTCTCGGTCTCGGCGGCCTATCAAAAGACCAACAACTTCGAATTGGGCAACAACACCGTGCGCTGGGCGCAGGGCGTGTTCGATTCGGTCGGCGGCACGCCGTGCTTCACCGCACCCAACCGTGGCGGCGCCTATACCAACAATGCGACCTGCGATCGGGTCGCGCTTGCCTTCCACCCGCGCATTCCCCGCTACGGCTCCGTGCGCCACGATCGCGAACGGCTGGGTATCACCGGCAGCGTGCAATGGTCGCCCAGCGATTCGACCAAGGTGTCGATCGACGGCCTCTATTCGCGCTTCAAGGAAACGCGGGAGGAAAAGTGGGGCGAGGTGCTGCTGCGCTCGAACGAGCGGCAGATGGACATCAGCAACTACACGATCGATTCGAACAACAACCTGATCGCCGCGACGATCAACGATGCGTGGGTCCGCACCGAACATTATCTGCGCCGGTCGCAGACCGAATTCTACCAGATCGGCGGCAGCTGGGATCAGGACGTGACGGACCGGTTCCGCTTCACGCTGCTCGGCGGCTATTCGAAATCCGATGCGACGATCCCGGTCGAAACCACCTTCGTGTTCGACGACCGCGACGCGCAGGGCTTCACCTACGACTATACCAACTCGCGCAGTCCGCTCATCAGCTTCGGCACCAGCGTCACCGACGCCGCCAACTTCCAGCTGGCCGAAATCCGCGACCGCCCGTCCGAAACGGTCAACGACTTCCGCACAGCGCAACTGCGCACCGAATGGGACGTCACCGAAGGCTTCCAGATCAAGGCGGGCGGGCTGTATCGGCGTTTCGCGTTCGATACCAAGGGCTTCTCACGCGATGCGGTCGTCTGTCCGACCGCGGGCGGACGCGACGTCGTGCTCGGCACGATCACCTGCACCGCCAGCTCCAATATCGGGCCGACCGGCGTCTATGGCTTCCCGGCAACCAACCTTGGCGAGCTGTTCAACCTGGGCAAGGCCGGCCAGCCGAGCGGCGCGACCTCGCAGTTCCTGATTCCGAACATCGCGGCGGCGGCACAATATACCGGCCTGTACAATCGGACGGCATCGGTGCTGGTCGGCGACACCCGCAGCGTGTCCGAAGAGGTGACCGGCGGCTATGCCGAATTCGACGTGAAGGGCGATATGCTCGGCCTGCGCTATGCCGCCAATGCGGGCATGCGCTACGTCCACACGGCGCAGAAATCGACGGGTCTGTCGTCGTCGACGGTCAATGGCGCGACGGTCAACACGCCCGCCACGGTCGAGCGGAGCTATGACGACTGGCTGCCCGCGATCAACGTCGCGCTGTTCCCGACCGACCAGGTCATCGTGCGCGGTGCGATCAGCAAGGTCATCACCCGCCCCTCGCTCGGCAGCCTGACGCCGGGCGGCTCGGTCGACGGGTTTAACTACCGCGTCACCTTCGGCAATCCGCAGCTGGAACCGTTCCGCGCGACCGCGTTCGATCTGTCGGCGGAATATTACTTCGCCCCGCAATCGATCCTGTCGGTCGCGTTGTTCAAGAAGAACATCGAAAGCTTCACCGTCTCGCAACCGCGCAGCGGCACGTTCGCATCGACCGGATTGCCGCTGTCGGTCATCCCGGCAAGCTCGCCGGCCGCACAGAATCCGGAAGGCCAGCTGTGGACGATCACCCAGCCGATCAACGGCACCGGTGCGTCGCTGAAGGGGATGGAGATCGCGCTGCAATCGACCTTCCGCTTCCTGCCGGGCTTCCTGCGGAACTTCGGCTTCCTGGCGAACGCGACCTTCGTCGGCTCGTCGGCCGGCTATACGCAGGGCGGACCGGCGACGACGGTGTCGCGCGGCGTCGTCAACCCGGCGACCGGCGCCGTGGTGACCGCGGGCGGCGTCCTTGGCGCCCTGCCCAACGTGACGCAGCGTGCGACCCTGTTCGGCCTGTCGAAGCGCGCCTACAACGGCACGCTGTATTACGAGGACGCCAAATTTTCGGCGCGCGGTTCGATCAGCTATCGCAGCCCGTATATCGATGCGGCGTCCGCGACCGGCAATCTGTTCGAGGGCTATAACAAGACGATCAACGTCGATGCGTCGCTGCGCTACAAGCTGACCCCGAACATCGAAGTGTCGCTGGAAGGGACCAATCTCACCGACCAGTATCGCGATCGCTACGTCGATCTTCAGGCGAACCGCAACTACGAATACAATCACTTCGGGCGCACCTTCCTGGCCGGCGCCCGGATCAAGATGTGA